In a genomic window of Oncorhynchus keta strain PuntledgeMale-10-30-2019 chromosome 26, Oket_V2, whole genome shotgun sequence:
- the prkaa2 gene encoding 5'-AMP-activated protein kinase catalytic subunit alpha-2 isoform X3, with translation MADVLACVCVCVCVYQVISTPTDFFMVMEYVSGGELFDYICKHGRVEDKEARRLFQQIISGVDYCHRHMVVHRDLKPENVLLDHSKNAKIADFGLSNMMSDGEFLRTSCGSPNYAAPEVISGRLYAGPEVDIWSSGVILYALLCGTLPFDDEHVPTLFKKIRGGVFYMPEYLTRPVASLLLLMLQVDPLKRATIKDIREHEWFKQDLPGYLFPEDPSYDSTILDEEAVREVCDKFESTESEVMSSLYSGDPQDQLAVAYHLIIDNRRIMTQASEFYLASSPPQGSFMEDGMSLPPGVKPHPERMPPLLVDSPKARCPLDALNTTRAKPLAVKKAKWHLGIRSQSRPYDIMAEVYRAMRQLQYDWKVVNPYHLRVRRKNPVTGNLVKMCLQLYQVDNRSYLLDFKSIDDDIMDAVGFKSGSSTPQRSGSTAGLHRPRLSVDSACPAVDLPKLSSSLPGSLCSSAALLTSTSTPTPRQGSHTMDFFEMCASLITTLAR, from the exons ATGGCAGACGtattggcgtgtgtgtgtgtgtgtgtgtgtgt gtaccaGGTGATCAGTACTCCTACAGATTTCTTCATGGTGATGGAGTATGTCTCAGGAGGAGAGCTGTTTGACTACATCTGCAAACACGGACGG GTAGAGGACAAAGAGGCTCGTCGGTTGTTCCAGCAGATTATCTCCGGTGTAGACTACTGCCACAGACACATGGTGGTGCACAGAGACCTCAAACCTGAGAATGTACTGCTGGACCATTCCAAGAACGCCAAAATAGCTGACTTtg GGTTGTCAAACATGATGTCAGACGGGGAGTTCCTGAGGACCAGCTGTGGATCTCCCAACTACGCAGCTCCTGAAGTAATCTccggaag gtTATACGCTGGTCCTGAGGTGGACATATGGAGCAGTGGGGTGATCCTGTATGCGTTGCTGTGTGGGACTCTGCCCTTTGATGACGAGCACGTTCCCACACTGTTTAAGAAGATTAGAGGGGGCGTGTTCTATATGCCAGAATACCTCACTCGGCCCGTCGCTTCCCTGCTGCTGCTCATGCTGCAGGTCGACCCACTCAAGAGGGCTACCATTAAAGACATTAG GGAACACGAGTGGTTTAAGCAGGACCTGCCAGGCTACCTGTTTCCTGAGGACCCTTCCTATGACTCCACCATTCTGGATGAGGAGGCAGTCCGAGAGGTGTGTGACAAGTTTGAGAGCACCGAGTCTGAGGTGATGTCCAGTCTGTACAGCGGAGACCCTCAG GACCAGCTAGCGGTAGCGTACCATCTGATCATAGACAACCGGCGCATCATGACCCAGGCCAGTGAGTTCTACCTGGCCTCTAGCCCTCCCCAGGGCTCCTTCATGGAGGATGGCATGTCACTGCCCCCCGGGGTCAAACCACACCCAGAGAGGATGCCCCCCCTGCTGGTAGACAGCCCCAAG gCGCGCTGCCCGTTGGATGCCCTCAACACCACCAGAGCCAAACCCCTGGCAGTGAAGAAAGCCAAGTGGCACCTGGGCATCAGGAGTCAGAGCAGACCCTATGACATCATGGCTGAGGTCTACAGGGCTATGAGACAGCTACAGTATGACTGGAAG GTGGTGAACCCGTACCACCTGCGTGTTCGGAGGAAGAACCCAGTAACAGGCAACCTGGTGAAGATGTGTCTCCAGCTGTACCAAGTAGACAACAGATCCTACCTGCTGGACTTCAAAAGCATCGATG ATGACATCATGGACGCAGTAGGGTTTAAGTCGGGCTCTTCCACCCCCCAGAGGTCAGGCTCCACTGCAGGGCTCCACAGACCCAGACTCAGTGTGGACTCAGCCTGTCCTGCCGTGGATCTCCCCAAGCTCAGCTCCTCTCTGCCTGGATCGCTGTGCTCCAGCGCTGccctcctcacctccacctccacccccaccccgCGCCAGGGCAGCCACACTATGGACTTCTTTGAGATGTGTGCCAGTCTCATCACCACGCTGGCCCGCTAG
- the prkaa2 gene encoding 5'-AMP-activated protein kinase catalytic subunit alpha-2 isoform X2, giving the protein MAERQQKHEGGRVKIGHYLLGDTLGVGTFGKVKIGEHQLTGHKVAVKILNRQKIRSLDVVGKIKREIQNLKLFRHPHIIKLYQVISTPTDFFMVMEYVSGGELFDYICKHGRVEDKEARRLFQQIISGVDYCHRHMVVHRDLKPENVLLDHSKNAKIADFGLSNMMSDGEFLRTSCGSPNYAAPEVISGRLYAGPEVDIWSSGVILYALLCGTLPFDDEHVPTLFKKIRGGVFYMPEYLTRPVASLLLLMLQVDPLKRATIKDIREHEWFKQDLPGYLFPEDPSYDSTILDEEAVREVCDKFESTESEVMSSLYSGDPQDQLAVAYHLIIDNRRIMTQASEFYLASSPPQGSFMEDGMSLPPGVKPHPERMPPLLARCPLDALNTTRAKPLAVKKAKWHLGIRSQSRPYDIMAEVYRAMRQLQYDWKVVNPYHLRVRRKNPVTGNLVKMCLQLYQVDNRSYLLDFKSIDDDIMDAVGFKSGSSTPQRSGSTAGLHRPRLSVDSACPAVDLPKLSSSLPGSLCSSAALLTSTSTPTPRQGSHTMDFFEMCASLITTLAR; this is encoded by the exons ATGGCAGAACGACAGCAGAAACATGAAGGCGGCCGAGTGAAGATCGGACATTACCTCTTAGGAGACACTCTGGGCGTCGGCACATTCGGCAAAGTAAAGA ttgGAGAACACCAGTTGACAGGTCATAAGGTGGCAGTGAAGATCCTGAACAGACAGAAGATCAGGAGTCTGGACGTGGTGGGCAAGATCAAACGAGAGATACAGAACCTCAAACTCTTCAGACACCCTCACATCATCAAACT gtaccaGGTGATCAGTACTCCTACAGATTTCTTCATGGTGATGGAGTATGTCTCAGGAGGAGAGCTGTTTGACTACATCTGCAAACACGGACGG GTAGAGGACAAAGAGGCTCGTCGGTTGTTCCAGCAGATTATCTCCGGTGTAGACTACTGCCACAGACACATGGTGGTGCACAGAGACCTCAAACCTGAGAATGTACTGCTGGACCATTCCAAGAACGCCAAAATAGCTGACTTtg GGTTGTCAAACATGATGTCAGACGGGGAGTTCCTGAGGACCAGCTGTGGATCTCCCAACTACGCAGCTCCTGAAGTAATCTccggaag gtTATACGCTGGTCCTGAGGTGGACATATGGAGCAGTGGGGTGATCCTGTATGCGTTGCTGTGTGGGACTCTGCCCTTTGATGACGAGCACGTTCCCACACTGTTTAAGAAGATTAGAGGGGGCGTGTTCTATATGCCAGAATACCTCACTCGGCCCGTCGCTTCCCTGCTGCTGCTCATGCTGCAGGTCGACCCACTCAAGAGGGCTACCATTAAAGACATTAG GGAACACGAGTGGTTTAAGCAGGACCTGCCAGGCTACCTGTTTCCTGAGGACCCTTCCTATGACTCCACCATTCTGGATGAGGAGGCAGTCCGAGAGGTGTGTGACAAGTTTGAGAGCACCGAGTCTGAGGTGATGTCCAGTCTGTACAGCGGAGACCCTCAG GACCAGCTAGCGGTAGCGTACCATCTGATCATAGACAACCGGCGCATCATGACCCAGGCCAGTGAGTTCTACCTGGCCTCTAGCCCTCCCCAGGGCTCCTTCATGGAGGATGGCATGTCACTGCCCCCCGGGGTCAAACCACACCCAGAGAGGATGCCCCCCCTGCTG gCGCGCTGCCCGTTGGATGCCCTCAACACCACCAGAGCCAAACCCCTGGCAGTGAAGAAAGCCAAGTGGCACCTGGGCATCAGGAGTCAGAGCAGACCCTATGACATCATGGCTGAGGTCTACAGGGCTATGAGACAGCTACAGTATGACTGGAAG GTGGTGAACCCGTACCACCTGCGTGTTCGGAGGAAGAACCCAGTAACAGGCAACCTGGTGAAGATGTGTCTCCAGCTGTACCAAGTAGACAACAGATCCTACCTGCTGGACTTCAAAAGCATCGATG ATGACATCATGGACGCAGTAGGGTTTAAGTCGGGCTCTTCCACCCCCCAGAGGTCAGGCTCCACTGCAGGGCTCCACAGACCCAGACTCAGTGTGGACTCAGCCTGTCCTGCCGTGGATCTCCCCAAGCTCAGCTCCTCTCTGCCTGGATCGCTGTGCTCCAGCGCTGccctcctcacctccacctccacccccaccccgCGCCAGGGCAGCCACACTATGGACTTCTTTGAGATGTGTGCCAGTCTCATCACCACGCTGGCCCGCTAG
- the prkaa2 gene encoding 5'-AMP-activated protein kinase catalytic subunit alpha-2 isoform X1: MAERQQKHEGGRVKIGHYLLGDTLGVGTFGKVKIGEHQLTGHKVAVKILNRQKIRSLDVVGKIKREIQNLKLFRHPHIIKLYQVISTPTDFFMVMEYVSGGELFDYICKHGRVEDKEARRLFQQIISGVDYCHRHMVVHRDLKPENVLLDHSKNAKIADFGLSNMMSDGEFLRTSCGSPNYAAPEVISGRLYAGPEVDIWSSGVILYALLCGTLPFDDEHVPTLFKKIRGGVFYMPEYLTRPVASLLLLMLQVDPLKRATIKDIREHEWFKQDLPGYLFPEDPSYDSTILDEEAVREVCDKFESTESEVMSSLYSGDPQDQLAVAYHLIIDNRRIMTQASEFYLASSPPQGSFMEDGMSLPPGVKPHPERMPPLLVDSPKARCPLDALNTTRAKPLAVKKAKWHLGIRSQSRPYDIMAEVYRAMRQLQYDWKVVNPYHLRVRRKNPVTGNLVKMCLQLYQVDNRSYLLDFKSIDDDIMDAVGFKSGSSTPQRSGSTAGLHRPRLSVDSACPAVDLPKLSSSLPGSLCSSAALLTSTSTPTPRQGSHTMDFFEMCASLITTLAR; encoded by the exons ATGGCAGAACGACAGCAGAAACATGAAGGCGGCCGAGTGAAGATCGGACATTACCTCTTAGGAGACACTCTGGGCGTCGGCACATTCGGCAAAGTAAAGA ttgGAGAACACCAGTTGACAGGTCATAAGGTGGCAGTGAAGATCCTGAACAGACAGAAGATCAGGAGTCTGGACGTGGTGGGCAAGATCAAACGAGAGATACAGAACCTCAAACTCTTCAGACACCCTCACATCATCAAACT gtaccaGGTGATCAGTACTCCTACAGATTTCTTCATGGTGATGGAGTATGTCTCAGGAGGAGAGCTGTTTGACTACATCTGCAAACACGGACGG GTAGAGGACAAAGAGGCTCGTCGGTTGTTCCAGCAGATTATCTCCGGTGTAGACTACTGCCACAGACACATGGTGGTGCACAGAGACCTCAAACCTGAGAATGTACTGCTGGACCATTCCAAGAACGCCAAAATAGCTGACTTtg GGTTGTCAAACATGATGTCAGACGGGGAGTTCCTGAGGACCAGCTGTGGATCTCCCAACTACGCAGCTCCTGAAGTAATCTccggaag gtTATACGCTGGTCCTGAGGTGGACATATGGAGCAGTGGGGTGATCCTGTATGCGTTGCTGTGTGGGACTCTGCCCTTTGATGACGAGCACGTTCCCACACTGTTTAAGAAGATTAGAGGGGGCGTGTTCTATATGCCAGAATACCTCACTCGGCCCGTCGCTTCCCTGCTGCTGCTCATGCTGCAGGTCGACCCACTCAAGAGGGCTACCATTAAAGACATTAG GGAACACGAGTGGTTTAAGCAGGACCTGCCAGGCTACCTGTTTCCTGAGGACCCTTCCTATGACTCCACCATTCTGGATGAGGAGGCAGTCCGAGAGGTGTGTGACAAGTTTGAGAGCACCGAGTCTGAGGTGATGTCCAGTCTGTACAGCGGAGACCCTCAG GACCAGCTAGCGGTAGCGTACCATCTGATCATAGACAACCGGCGCATCATGACCCAGGCCAGTGAGTTCTACCTGGCCTCTAGCCCTCCCCAGGGCTCCTTCATGGAGGATGGCATGTCACTGCCCCCCGGGGTCAAACCACACCCAGAGAGGATGCCCCCCCTGCTGGTAGACAGCCCCAAG gCGCGCTGCCCGTTGGATGCCCTCAACACCACCAGAGCCAAACCCCTGGCAGTGAAGAAAGCCAAGTGGCACCTGGGCATCAGGAGTCAGAGCAGACCCTATGACATCATGGCTGAGGTCTACAGGGCTATGAGACAGCTACAGTATGACTGGAAG GTGGTGAACCCGTACCACCTGCGTGTTCGGAGGAAGAACCCAGTAACAGGCAACCTGGTGAAGATGTGTCTCCAGCTGTACCAAGTAGACAACAGATCCTACCTGCTGGACTTCAAAAGCATCGATG ATGACATCATGGACGCAGTAGGGTTTAAGTCGGGCTCTTCCACCCCCCAGAGGTCAGGCTCCACTGCAGGGCTCCACAGACCCAGACTCAGTGTGGACTCAGCCTGTCCTGCCGTGGATCTCCCCAAGCTCAGCTCCTCTCTGCCTGGATCGCTGTGCTCCAGCGCTGccctcctcacctccacctccacccccaccccgCGCCAGGGCAGCCACACTATGGACTTCTTTGAGATGTGTGCCAGTCTCATCACCACGCTGGCCCGCTAG